The region GGCCTGGCACGCATTATATTAAAATAATAGAAAAAATAAATAGATTGCTTAAATAATCGAATATGAAGATAAACATCGATGAAAAGCTTGAAACAACTGAAATATTAATAGAAACACAGGACGATCTATGGTACATAAAAAATATACTAAACCCAGGCGATATAATAGAGGGTATTGCATACAGGCGCCTGGAAAAAAGAAACGATCTTGAGAGATCAAAGAGCACAGAGAGAATACCAATAAAGGTCAAAATAAAAATAGAAAACCTTGATTTCCAGCCATTTACAGATAAAATAAAGATTCTTGGAATTATCATTGATGGTGATTTTTCAGGTGAACACCAGTCTATAATGTACGGCCCTGGAGATACATTAAAGATATACAAAAATCTAAACGAGGCCGAGAGGGATTTTTTAAACGAGGCCGTTAAGAATGAATACAGCAGCGGCATGATCTTTGTATCGCTGGATGACGAGGCCGCTGATATATATTTAATGAGGTCATATTCACTGCAGGATATGGCGCATATAGAATCGAACAAAACGGGAAAGCGCTATGATTTAAAATATAATGAAAAGCAGTATTTTCTTGATATAATAAAGGCATTAAAAAATATAAAAAATGTGTTCCTTTTAATTGTGCTTGGCACAGGTTTTGAGCCCGAGAAATTATATAATGAAATAAAAAAGGACCCGTTCTTTAATAACATCGATGTAAAATTTTATAATACCTATGATACAGGAAAATCAGGTGTTTATAATTTATTAAATAGTGATGCCGCCTCAAATATTATAAAGGAATCTAGAATGGCAAAAGAAAAAAGGATACTTGAGACGTTTTTAAGGAATTTAAACTCAGGCCTGTCAGTATACGGCTACGATGAAA is a window of Picrophilus oshimae DSM 9789 DNA encoding:
- a CDS encoding pelota family protein; amino-acid sequence: MKINIDEKLETTEILIETQDDLWYIKNILNPGDIIEGIAYRRLEKRNDLERSKSTERIPIKVKIKIENLDFQPFTDKIKILGIIIDGDFSGEHQSIMYGPGDTLKIYKNLNEAERDFLNEAVKNEYSSGMIFVSLDDEAADIYLMRSYSLQDMAHIESNKTGKRYDLKYNEKQYFLDIIKALKNIKNVFLLIVLGTGFEPEKLYNEIKKDPFFNNIDVKFYNTYDTGKSGVYNLLNSDAASNIIKESRMAKEKRILETFLRNLNSGLSVYGYDEINNYLDNGAIDTLIISEEKFKMPETRELLNKASGIKIYIISNYTEPGEIIRSFGGYCAILRYKIK